The Hordeum vulgare subsp. vulgare chromosome 4H, MorexV3_pseudomolecules_assembly, whole genome shotgun sequence genomic interval AGTTTTGGGGATCGATCAGAGATGCTCTAGTGACAAGTTTCTTCGTTCTACCTGCTATTGCCATCGAAATTCGAAACACCTCTGCATAGGGTTCTCGCCTTCTCGGCCATCGATGAACACCGCATGTCTATCCAAGTTCCAAGAGAACAACAAAATTGCATCCATCGACCCAACAACAAAATACAGAACCGAGCCGCAGCAAACGGAGAGGTGCCCTAAGACGCCATGGTGGTGCTGGGGCAGTTGTCGACGCCGCAGGCGAGGACGTCGCGGTAGTCGCGCGAGACGGTGAAGCTGTCGCGCACGCTGCCGTCCCTGCTCCGCTTGTACTCCATGAGCAGCGTCGTGTGGTTGAACGCCGTCAGCTTGGCGAACCCGTAGTCCAGGTCCTGCGCGTGGCTCCACCGCGCCCTCTCCGCCGTGTACTCCGCCAggctcgccccgccgccgcccaccaCCACGTGCGTCGTCGCCGTGAACGCGCCGCTGTACCGGTCCGACCCCTTCGCCACGCACACGTTCTGCATTTCCACAATGCCCCGCCGTGAGCTAGTGTGAGGACACCACGGCCACAACCATGGGACACATAGGCTAGCTGCGTACCTCGTATACTGGACACGTTCGTTCGTAGCCGTGGACGTGGCCGTACATGGCGATGTCGACCCTGTACTTCTGCCAAAGGAGCTGGAGGCTCTCCCTCCCCATGGGCTCCTCCGTCGTCCCTTCGGCGCCGTAGAAGGTGGCCGACGAGTAGCCCAGGACGCGGTGCGCGAGGAAGATGAGCCACGGCTGCTTCTGCCGGTCCACGGACGACAAGCAGTGCTCGATGAACTTGTACTGCTCGGTGCCCGGCCGCCAGTCCAGCTCCGTGTTGGCTACGCAGAACCGGAACATCCCGTAGTCCGTCGAGTACCTATACATACAGAAGATCAAAGGAAGGATCGATGATCATGAGTACTGACTGTATGAGAAGAGCTTCAAATGTGACTGGAGACATGTTCAGGTTTCCTATCATATATCCTGAACAAATTCAGGAAAGGAAGCAGAGGAAATGCCAGTCCTACCAGAACTGCTCACGGTTCTCTGCTGGCACATAGAACATGTTCTGAGCTGGCACGCCGCATTCACCGCCCGAGTCCAAAGTCCCATAAAAGGATCCTGATCCAGGCCAGTCTCTTTCGTGGTTGCCGCTGCAAATGAAAAATCATCaatattatcagaaaagaacagaaCCTACTTTGCTCCATCTTGTTTTTACCCCATTTTCTATTGCCACCAAGTTGGAGTACCTTGCTACCATGTAAGGTACAGTAGAAGCAATGGGTTCAACCTGTGCAGTGAACTGATCCCACTGTGACAGATAACCACTGGCGTAGCAGATGTCTCCGATATGCATCACCATATCGATATTCTTCAAGTCCTTAACTAGCTGGTAAGTTGTGTTGATTGAACCGCGCTCAAAGTCATTGTATTCGTTTGAGCCATCAATCTCGGCCTGAGCAAAGTGTTCGATTGTCAGTTTTGAAGTCAGGCAGAAAACATATGGTCATCAATTTCCTCCTAATTATTTCTCTTGTATTTAAGAAAAGTATAACACAATTAGTGTTCTTATTTTACTTGTTCGTACTTGTTACTTTAACTCAGCATGGTAAAACTTATGAAGAAAACAGGTTTTTGCTAAGCCTAACTTTAACTACAGCATGGATGCTGTGGCAAAAAAAACTGATATTCTTAACAACAATAAAATGCACATTCTTTTGTTATATATTCATAGTTCACCTCGAATGCAGATAAGATGGACCAGAAAATCAGAAATCAACATATGCTAAAATGGCTTCTGCCATGATAACACTTCCATAGGCTAATCAGTAATCTAATAATTCTACCCCATGCTCTTacaacttttattttattttaaaaatcaCAAAAATCATACTGGTGAAGTGGTATAGAACTCACCTTGCCCAAATCTCCAAATATGACAACACGTTGCAAAGAATCCTCCCCGGGATAGGGAGGCGCTTTGAAGCTATACTGACGTCCCCAAACAATTTGACCGTTAAATAACCGATGGCCAATCCTGTAAGTGTACCTGAAATTTGCACTCACCTATAAATCTCCTAGTTTCTTGCATTTGTACAATTGAATAGCTCATAATAGGAGCACATGTGTAAATAAGCCAAGGTTATGAACACTTATTTACTTAAGATTAGGCCATAGGTCCTTGAGGAAACTTGTATGTATGAAACCAGGATCGCGCCATCCAACCGTCCTAGCAGGCGGGCCTGTTGTAAAATTATAATAAAACACTATGTCATATGCCTTATGAGCTTAATCAGAAGTTACATGTTAATCATGCTTCATTCAGAACTCTGGCATGCTATATAGTACAATAAGAACTGTGTCGCAATTATAATCTTCTTCCAATacaattttttgttttgttttagaccTTATGAAGATGTTAGTTCATGTATACATGGTAAGAGTTACTGACCACACATAGTGTCGCGACTGAACGTAAGGGTGCCTGCAGGAGAAAGGATTTGGATTTGCCCTTGTATGCCCCATTCAACAAACGGTGTAGCCTCCTTGGTACTATATCCACTTGTCCATGTCACTGTCATCTAGCAACAAGTCATTTAACATCAATCAAGAACCTGAAAATATGATACAGTATAATCCACAGAAGCGCTAGGCACGTATTTCTTCAAGAAACTTTGACAACAAAGAACAACTCTGAACACGAACTATCTGAAAGACATTAAATTCCTGTTTCTGTCGCTATGAAATTCCAACTCCTTTGTGTTGGCCAGCCGATAGCTTTTGTTACGGAAATGGCCAAAGGAATAAGCTAGATTTCTCATCTATTTGCATTTGGTGTGTTTTTCTCCTCCGTAGGTCACAATATACAATATTCAGTTTATACCCATTCATTAGTGCAATATTTAAGGAAACGGTACTTACTTCATCCCAGGATTTTCCTTGTGCCAGGCGTGGATACACAGGAGCCTTCGGGTTTGCGAAAGCTATGATATTTGAATGTGCGATAAGCTTCGGCTGTTATATTATATGCAAAAGATGTAAATAGCCATGTCAGAGCAAACAGTATCTAACAGTCACTGCACTGATAAGGAAAAAAATGAGAAAGCTGTCACGGAATGGTCTCAGAAAAAACAGCACTGGCTATCAGTCTACCATGTACAAAATCAGAGAGATCACTCTTCAACTCTTTACCCCAGAAAAAAATGAACGATGTTCAGTTTCAACTTTCAACACTCTGTAGTTCAGCGTAGTGAGCTGAGCTCCGATATGAACAAACAAGGAGCATCTGTACATACATTTGAGAGGCCTCCAGAAAACAATGCGAATGATATATCACTCCTCTGATTAATTATCTGAAGCCTCAAAGACCCCTTTCCGGTCTTGGCATAGTCAGTCGTAGTGTAGTTTGCATATTGGAACTGCCAAAAGTGACACCTCGTTATTCAGCATATGTTCAAAAGTTTCGAGGTCACGTAGATTAAGGATCAGGGAAAATAACACCAACCTTAATGGGAGCCGTGCAAAAAAGAGGGGCCTCGACCCATTGGTTCTCCGACGGGCAAATGGAGTCACTAATAAATCCAACACAGGGAATCTGTGAGTAAGCAAGTATCCAATCCATCTAACTTTtatgttctcttaatgaagtctttAAATTCAGCAACGAGAAGCGATGAGGAATAAACTGTCATACCAGGGGAAATCAAAACTAAGATGTGCATCTTACCTGAAATTAGCAGGGGAGAAGACCCCAATCCAGTCATCCTTGGATGGCTTGGGGTTGTTAAATCCGATTTTCACCCATTCTTGGTCCTGCCCCTGTAACAAATGTGGTTCGGCAGATTAATCTGACAGCGCATCGAATGCTTCAGTCAAATGTGATCCTTTGGTTCTCTGTTCATGCTGCCAATTCGAGTTACACCGGAGGTCTATCAATCAACAGCTACAACGGTATTGGTAATGGTTGACCAAACAAAGTCTAGATGGCGACCAGAAGTCCAAAATGCTCAAGCACTGGTACTGATGCGCATCGTGCTCGGGCAACTTACGCCCCCTCGTAACGCAGCCGGGGCGAGAGGGCTTACCTGCAGGCCGAGGAGGGGCGGCGAGGCGTCGACGGAGGCGCCCGGATGGATCGCCAAGGTGGCCCGGTGGACGCCGATCTTCGACAGCGGCTGCTCGCCGCCGGCAGAGGGCAACACGGCGGCGGTCATggcgaccagcagatgcaccagcgCCGCCACCATCGTCGTTCCCGGCGGCGACTCCATCGCGCTCGCTCGCCTGTTCCACCCCTGGAGCTCACACCACATCAGCACAGCACTACTGGCGAGCGAAGCGAGGCAAATAGTTTTATGGAGCAGAGCAGAACAACGGCAGCAGATGGGCCGAGGAACGAGTGACGTCTAAGCTAAGCCAAGGTAAAGATGAGATCGTTTATCAGGCGCCGTGCCATGTGTTTAGGCCTTTAGGGTCGCCGAAAACTTTGTTTATCCctcacggaattgaacttttttttattttaggCACCTCACGGAATTGAACTGCTTCGTGTCGTGTGGGATTCTCTCTATTCCCGTCATGCACAAGGCCACCGTCGTGCGAAAAAAATACACCTTTTAAAAAGCACTCTTATCCCTTCAGGTCATAACAAATCTCAAACTATTTTTATCATTGGATTTCTTACAtcaagatctttaaaactagatatcAAGTTGATATATTTTGACAAACTTTctttttacaaaaaaaacaaaacaaaaaaaaacgtaCGCCTCCTGATAGGAAAAGAaatagaaaacacgttttttctaaaaaaaatcctttccaagaggcacggccatgcctctcgcgaaggtaaaatcatgcctctcgcgaaaaCTTAAACGTTTCTCTCGCgagaaaaaacgcgtttttttctttttcgagaGGTACGGACGTGCCTCTCATGAAGACAAAATTGTATCTCTCGTAAAAGCAAAATCATGCCTCTCACCAAAAAATGCAATTTTTTCTTTCCAAGAGGCACGGTCTCTTACAAAAAAAAGTGTTTTTTTTATTTCAAGAGACACgttcgtgcctctcgaaaaggcaaaatcgtgcctctcgcgaaaaaacaaaaaacgcatttttttcatgcaaaaaaaaaagaaaactgtaacaaaaaaaattagaacaaaaaattaaaaaaaatcaaaaacgcatgcggaaaaaataaaaaaaatgaaatccaaagAAAACGCTTAGAGCGCGACACATGATGACGGATGAGAATGCGCCAAGTGGCAGCGCGTGGGAGTGCTCGTTGCGAGGCTCCCGAAAGAGCGCTCGCTAACTAGTGAcgctctaccaactgagctataTCCTCCTGAGCCAAGTGGAATATGCATGAAAGAGTGAGATGCTTCTTCCATTCTTTTCCCTGACACAGCTGGGCCATCGTGTACTTGAACCAGAGACCTCGCCCGTAAAATAAATTATTGCCCCTAAGATCCAACCAATTGGGAAAGAATCAATGGACTCCTTTTCGGGAGCGATTCATCCTCCCGAACGCAGCATACAACTCCCCGTTGTACTACGCTTTTCAAGTATGTTTCTTCCCCCTTCTCTCCCTTACGGCAAGTCCTTGGAAAATAACTCCGATGGACATAAAAAGGAAGGTGTTAAGAGACCCTCCACGACGGTGGGAGCCACTAGTTAGCGAGCGCTCCTTCGGGAGCCTCGCAGCGAGCACTCCCATGCACCGCCACTTGGCACATTCTTAGCAGCCGCCACGTGTCGCGCTCTGAGTGTTTCTTTCAGTTTTTTATTTTTCCGCATGCTTTTTCGGCTTTTTAGATTGGTTTTCCGAAAAAAAATTATGTTTCGGTTTTTCACGAGTCTTTCTTAGTTTTTTGAcgaaaaaatatcaaaaaaaaaaattccacgaaaaaacatgttttttgtttttttgcgagaggcacggttctaCCTTCTCGAGCCTGCCTCTTGGAAATGAAAAAATatatgttttgtgtcttttttgCAAAAGGCATGATTTTGCTTTCACGAGATGCATGATTTTGCTTCCGTAAGAGGCATGGCCGTGCCTCTTGAAGAGAAAAAAAGGtgttttatgtttttttttcgCGAGAGACATGGTTTTGCCTTTGTGAGAGACACGTCCATACCTttaggaaaggaaaaaaacgcgttttctatttttttcgtgagaggcacagtttttatgtttttttttggAAGAGACATGATTTTATTTCCCCAAGAGACACGGACGCGCTtctcagaaagaaaaaaaaaacacaaaaaagaacaTGTTTTCTGTTGTTGTTTTTCCTATCGTGAGCATACATTTTTTTTTATCTGGTTAACATgtcatctagttttgaagatctcaacgCAGAAACCCAACGATGAAGACGGTTCGAGATTCGGACACAcggtttaaaaaaaatgttttgaaaATATGGATTTACGAAAAAAAAGGTTAAACTCCCAGTTTACGGCACACGTGTAGTGTGCCACTTGTCACTGACTTAAAAGATGGGAGTGATCTTTGAAAGATGTACTCCTCAATTAGGGATTCGCACCTTCGTGCTTGAGCACTATCTATAGTAGATTTATATGCCCTAAAGAAGTAGATTTATATAGAAgattctcaaaaaaaaaagtagatTTATATAGAAATATAGAATGCATAGTTTCTGAAGAGGTACCATACTAACAGCATCTAAACACATATGGCAATACTGAAGGAGCCATGCTCATGGATCAAGCAAATCTGTTGACCTGATAGCACTGATACGAAATGACAAGCTCAAGGACTTGTTGCGTTGAGAAAATGCATCAGGAGAGGTAAATACGGCTGTCAACCTACATTTCCATTCACACTAGTAGTGTACTCACAGTACAGTTACACTACACGCTCATTCTCACACCGACCAAAACGGTTTCTGCTCTGAACTGGGAGCTGTACTCCCTCCAGGCACGCtagtcgtcgtcttcatcatcatcatcatccccaTAGTCCATAAGCTTCAGCAGAGTATCTGACAACGGATGCAGGGATAATATCAAGCTTACATAAGTTGCATTAGCTCTATATATATCATAGTGCTCCTCTATTACCGGAAACAGATGCACTACTTGGCTTTTCCTCTTTATTAGGCTCCTTTGAAGGTGGTGCAGCAGAACTCGCGTCCAACGATCTCAGAGGCGCCAACGTCTcctttagatatgaatgtatattCTCATTTCTTAACACTTCATTTGAAGGGAACTTAGGTGGTGGCGGAGGCATGCTCCTGGGCGGTGGGGGCGGCATGCTATTGGAGTAGGGCAGTGACATGTTCTTGTGTGGTAGTGCTGGCTGAAGCATGCTCCTGGGCGGTGGGGCTGGCATGTTATTGGGATATGGCAGTGACATGTTcttgggtggtggtggcggcggcggcggcatgcTAGTGTATACAGACAGATGAGATGGATGTGGATCTTGTGGAAGTATCCTATTTGATCCAGGTTGAACTTTCATTGCAGCTGCAGCCAATGAACTGTTCATTTTACCTAAATCTTCTAAACCTGTCTTAACAAATTTGGACCCCTGTTGTGAGTTCTGGAAACATGAAACAAAAACACTTTCCCATTAAATTCCTTTGCATTGAATAAATTAAAGCATATATAATGATAAAATGTAAAAAAAAAGGATGAAATCGGCAACTACTGTCCACAAATAGCACCACCGGTGCATAAGTACACGAATCATATGGAATTGCAATACAAGTAAACATGACATATGGAAACCCATTAACCATGCCGACTTGGAAAGTTAGGGATGGCAATGTCTGTACAACTAAGAAAATAAAGAAAGCTTCTCTAGAAGTGTCTATTGCAGCCCTTTTTGTAAAAAAAAGGATCTTCCAGACAAAATAGTAAAATGATTTTGCACATTTGTACTAGTTATTATAGGTAAAGCGAGCAAGTTTTCTAAATGCAGAACTGTAGGCATTATCTCACAGGAATAAAGTGGGGCTTAACCAGattaatactactccctccgttcctaaatataagtcttttaagagatttcactaggagtctacatacgaaataaaatgaatgaatctacattttaaagtatgtctatatacatccgtatatagtctactagtggaatctctagaaagacttatatttaggaacggagggagtaatacctATTAAGAAAACTATATCAGCCAAGAATGGCATATGTATGCTAGTGATGTTAATAGTCATTTATGAAGCATATGGTAGCAATGGTAATTGTCATTCAGTGAAGTCTGCATGCTGGCAGCAGCAGGTTGAAAACAAGGGCACTTTGCATTAGCAACAAAAAATAGAAGCAATCGTCCAATTCATAAACAGAATAACCCTCATATCTTATCAGTTAAACACCATCGTGGTTGCAAACTCCAACTTGGAATAAACCCTGTTGAAAAAAAGAACACATATAGATCTATTACCACCCTGCGAGCTTCAGACATGGTCAGAGAAAATACCTGGAATGAAATTATATGTTAGAAGCAGACAACACAGTAGTCCAAAAGAAATGAATATGCGAATCTGGCAGTCATCAACTTGCAAGTTACAATTATAATTTTTAGCTATATGAAATGTAAAGTTCCCCTCCATTGCAGGAACTATAATTGCTTCATGAAAAGGCAAATTTCACAAATCTATTTGTGTGGTCCTTTTATAGTTTAAAACAAACCAAATATAAAGTGAAGTGGTAATGTtcttttcaaagttttcaaactATTCAAGCGTGGTCGGTGTTATCAGATATAATATCCTATGGCAAAGTGCAGAACATTGCCATTTTGCACCAGAAACTCCTTAATAATCAAAAGTGTGTTTCTTCTTTGAACTCTGTAGGCGCTACAATGTTAACATCACTTTCTTAATATAACATGCTGAAATCACATTTGCAATTAGGATGATGCAAACGTTAACTAAAGATTTCATTTATAAATCAAGATATACAACAAACAAAATTCATACGGGTCTCCACTAGCAATTTGCCTTGAATTCATGTAGATAAGACATCAGATAGAGATGTTATCAAAGATGGCACAAGGTAAGCTGGAAAAGGTGAGCCAGTGAGAACAGTTTAATTAGGATCGTAATGTGGGGATAGACATGGAGAGGAAGGACTGAGCAGTGGGGGTGAATGATGCATCGGGGAATTTTTGTGACAGATAGATTGAAGGGTGCAAGAGATAGGCTTGGGAAGAATGTAGCTGCAATCAAATATCAAATCCAAAATGTAGCAGTTGAATCAGTTCAAGTAATCCGCACCTGAAGGTCTGCTGTTGGCAGTTCCTGGAATTTCCTCCTCTGTGAGCGTTTATCTGCCTCCAACTTTGTACTTGGGTTCACATTTGTCATCATGCTTGCTGATGTGGATGCCACTGGAACAACCTGAGTTGTCGAAGATGAAGCATGCTTGAGTGTTAATGCCACCTGCTGCAATGGAGTTGCCTGGGCATAGATGTCTCCATAGCCATTGTAAAAAGCCCCAGCCTTTGCTGCTTGACTAGGATAAATCAGGTTACTAGGTGGTGGAATCCCAGAATAAGTTGGTACCCCAGATTGAAGTGTCGCTGAAGGGGCAGCTATGGGAGAAGTAACTCCAGTAGGGGAaaaggaatgtgatgctcctgtTGACACAAATATATCTGATGTTCCCGAGGTGTGCACACCAGTCAACAGTTGCTGAGGAGGTGGAACAGCGCCATATACTTTTGAAGAAGAAATTCTGTCATACAAAGAAAAACAGTGAGACTATGTTAAGACATTCTAATTGCTGATGGGGTAAGCTACATACTGTGTTAACTGGCACAAGTACATTAATAGAGTCATATTCTTACAGTATTGCAAAGGATAAACTGACAGAATCACAAGTGAGTTAATCGTTAATCATAGCATATCAGTACAGTATAGAATGAATATTATTGCATTATGCTAGTCAGAAAATTGATCCCATTGGTTTGGTAGAAATAGAATGCAAAATTGTTCTGACATAGTCAGAGCTAAAATAAAACTATAAAGGGGATTAAACCTGATCCAAATTTACAAACCTGGAAGCACCAAGTTCAGCTGCTATTGTATCTAGAAGGTTTTCTGCTAAAATCTTTGCAACTTCTAGGCTCTTCAAATGCACACTTGATAGGTGCATGTGCAGAGGTTGCTGTGATGCTGCAATATACATTACGAGATAAATACAGGCTTGCAAAATACAAATTTCCAAAAACTACTACAACAAATCACCAACCTTCATTATGACAATTGCCAAGATTCCCTGAATCTTTTCCTCTTAGTACAACAGTGACCCCTGTTTCATTCATGATGTGATTTATGTACTGATCCTGCATAAACAAATCAGCAGCACCAGCAGAACAAGAACGGTTTTTCCCATCCATATTGGGATGTCAGAGAAAGCATTCACAATTAGTTATTTTTcgacaaaaaggaaaataaaacaaGACTATCGACAAATAAAACAGGAGGGATATCAAGAATAACATGATTAATTTAACCAGTGTCGTTATTGTTTTCCAAGAACATACATTTGGTCCACGGATGCGAGCTGCAACATTCAACGATGGATCTGCgtcaaaacccaaaaagattgagGCGCTAAAAGGAACAGCCTGTGAAATAAGAAGGAAGGTGTTAATCTTATAAGGAAAATTTTATTACATAGTAATACCATGACTATTTTGCAGCTGATTCCAGCCTCCAAAAAAAGAAGGGAAAAGTGGAACTGTGCCGTGAAAAGATCCTAAATTTAGGACAATGCTATGGGAAGGTTCTGGTTAAGAAATGCTAGTTGTAAAGGTTAGGCTGAGCGGGATCTGATCCCAACCTAAGCCTTTAATACACCAAAAATTTCAGGTGCTTCAAAATCATGGATGGGATAAATGTATGAAGCCATCCCTGAAAGTGACAAAGCATCAAATCCATCCACATATTTCACAGGAAAAGTTCCGCAAATGCCATTGTGGATTAATTCAAAATGTTCTGTGCTTCTAATTACTCCTTTCTTGAATGTtttccctccgatccatattacttgttgcagctttagtacaactttgtactaaagtcgTACTAGAGCTGCGACAAGTAATATGTATCGGAGGGAGTAACATATTTTCGTTTATACAATCAATATACATTGACTTGGAAGTCAAAAAAGTCTAATGAATGAAGAATTTCTTCCTTAGTGATTGACACTTCTCTTTATTTTATGGCTATTGTTATTATCACATATACATTCACAGCTTAACCAATTTTTTCTCAGTATTTTTTTCATTGCAGGACGCACCCTTTTCCAGCAAAAggagccaatcaaaggccatagaGCGAAATTTCCCCAAACGATGCGACCTTTGAAAGTATTTAGCTGCATAACTTCTTAAGCTGTGTTTTCCTAATCAGAAGATCTATTATCAGTACATACCCGAAAAATCAACACTGGAAATGATTAGCGTACATGTACTCAGACCAACACTTGCATTCTATCAATACAAATCGACATAAATGTGGGCAAATGATGAATTCAGAAAATAATGAAACCGAGTACTAACAAATGCCGTGAATAATGCATGGTGTACTGTTCCATTAGGGATTTTTTGTCCACCAAATTATCAGGTTAAGCAAACTGAGATATGAAGGAGAAACCTGTCTGTTGCTCTGAATAGAAGGGAAATGGGCTGATGGGGCTTCTGGCGTTTGGCCATGTTTCAAGATTTCCTCGATCATTGACGCTGCAAGATCAACTGCTTTATTGCGCTCAGCAGTATCTTTTAGCTAAAGTGGGAAAAAGGTTGGTTTGTCATTATCTAACTATGACTAGAAGCAGTAGTAAAAAAATGCTGATATGTGTAAGGCATTGTAATTGTTTAGTTCTATAGTAAAAGAAAAAGATGATAATAGCACCGAAAGAATGAATAGCAGAAAGTCATTACACAGATAGAGTGCACTGTGCAAGAACACAGGGATGTTGCACCCCAAATCACAACAAGTTACagaactagtactccctccgatccaaattAATTGACGCACCCTTAGTACAACTTTAGCACATAgttgtacaaagttgtactaagtgtgcgtcaattaatatggatcggagggagtatatctCTACTACTTAAAATTGAATAGTGTTCCTTTTCCTGCGGCAGAACGCTTTGTCAACCGGTTCTCCCCTCTCCTACCATATCCCTCCACCGATTTTTTTTGTCCTGCCGGTTTTTTTTGCCCCACCATGCACTTTGTCCCCACCTTCCCAATATGCTAATCAATCACTTTAATTTACTTACCTTCTTAACCAATTTGGGCTTAATTTACTAACCAAACTTCTCATCAAACTATAAGGTATATCTCGGGGCATGATTTGATAAGCATTTATTTACACACACTGTACTAATCACGGACAATTATGTACAAATTGTTTAAATCCCGTTGCAATTCACGGGCATTGCCCTAGTTATTTCCAAATATTACTATTGGCACTACTACTGCTTCATGACAATTAACACAGAAAGACGTATACTATGAGCGCCCTAAGCAGAATTCAGACACTTACGAACTTGTCCCGACCCTTGCAAAGCAGTTAGAGTTGAACAAATAAGGCAATCTGAACTT includes:
- the LOC123449321 gene encoding protein RIK isoform X4, which translates into the protein MTEERISRASDEPTTATKQRKKRRWDQPAEDLVAAAAAAAAAAGLPVLNVGALSGVQFPGTTAYPAVPYALPHQLAPSVLQSAAAAIQKLSQAKVPDELIAREVVINDADPSVRYKLTKRQTQDEIQRCTCTVIITRGKYHPPNGQPDGEKPLYLHISAGSQLKDTAERNKAVDLAASMIEEILKHGQTPEAPSAHFPSIQSNRQAVPFSASIFLGFDADPSLNVAARIRGPNDQYINHIMNETGVTVVLRGKDSGNLGNCHNEASQQPLHMHLSSVHLKSLEVAKILAENLLDTIAAELGASRISSSKVYGAVPPPQQLLTGVHTSGTSDIFVSTGASHSFSPTGVTSPIAAPSATLQSGVPTYSGIPPPSNLIYPSQAAKAGAFYNGYGDIYAQATPLQQVALTLKHASSSTTQVVPVASTSASMMTNVNPSTKLEADKRSQRRKFQELPTADLQGLFQVGVCNHDGV
- the LOC123449321 gene encoding protein RIK isoform X1, with protein sequence MTEERISRASDEPTTATKQRKKRRWDQPAEDLVAAAAAAAAAAGLPVLNVGALSGVQFPGTTAYPAVPYALPHQLAPSVLQSAAAAIQKLSQAKVPDELIAREVVINDADPSVRYKLTKRQTQDEIQRCTCTVIITRGKYHPPNGQPDGEKPLYLHISAGSQLKDTAERNKAVDLAASMIEEILKHGQTPEAPSAHFPSIQSNRQAVPFSASIFLGFDADPSLNVAARIRGPNDQYINHIMNETGVTVVLRGKDSGNLGNCHNEASQQPLHMHLSSVHLKSLEVAKILAENLLDTIAAELGASRISSSKVYGAVPPPQQLLTGVHTSGTSDIFVSTGASHSFSPTGVTSPIAAPSATLQSGVPTYSGIPPPSNLIYPSQAAKAGAFYNGYGDIYAQATPLQQVALTLKHASSSTTQVVPVASTSASMMTNVNPSTKLEADKRSQRRKFQELPTADLQNSQQGSKFVKTGLEDLGKMNSSLAAAAMKVQPGSNRILPQDPHPSHLSVYTSMPPPPPPPPKNMSLPYPNNMPAPPPRSMLQPALPHKNMSLPYSNSMPPPPPRSMPPPPPKFPSNEVLRNENIHSYLKETLAPLRSLDASSAAPPSKEPNKEEKPSSASVSDTLLKLMDYGDDDDDEDDD
- the LOC123449321 gene encoding protein RIK isoform X3, which produces MTEERISRASDEPTTATKQRKKRRWDQPAEDLVAAAAAAAAAAGLPVLNVGALSGVQFPGTTAYPAVPYALPHQLAPSVLQSAAAAIQKLSQAKVPDELIAREVVINDADPSVRYKLTKRQTQDEIQRCTCTVIITRGKYHPPNGQPDGEKPLYLHISAGSQLKDTAERNKAVDLAASMIEEILKHGQTPEAPSAHFPSIQSNRQAVPFSASIFLGFDADPSLNVAARIRGPNDQYINHIMNETGVTVVLRGKDSGNLGNCHNEASQQPLHMHLSSVHLKSLEVAKILAENLLDTIAAELGASRISSSKVYGAVPPPQQLLTGVHTSGTSDIFVSTGASHSFSPTGVTSPIAAPSATLQSGVPTYSGIPPPSNLIYPSQAAKAGAFYNGYGDIYAQATPLQQVALTLKHASSSTTQVVPVASTSASMMTNVNPSTKLEADKRSQRRKFQELPTADLQVFSLTMSEARRVVIDLYVFFFSTGFIPSWSLQPRWCLTDKI
- the LOC123449320 gene encoding probable inactive purple acid phosphatase 1 translates to MWCELQGWNRRASAMESPPGTTMVAALVHLLVAMTAAVLPSAGGEQPLSKIGVHRATLAIHPGASVDASPPLLGLQGQDQEWVKIGFNNPKPSKDDWIGVFSPANFSDSICPSENQWVEAPLFCTAPIKFQYANYTTTDYAKTGKGSLRLQIINQRSDISFALFSGGLSNPKLIAHSNIIAFANPKAPVYPRLAQGKSWDEMTVTWTSGYSTKEATPFVEWGIQGQIQILSPAGTLTFSRDTMCGPPARTVGWRDPGFIHTSFLKDLWPNLKYTYRIGHRLFNGQIVWGRQYSFKAPPYPGEDSLQRVVIFGDLGKAEIDGSNEYNDFERGSINTTYQLVKDLKNIDMVMHIGDICYASGYLSQWDQFTAQVEPIASTVPYMVASGNHERDWPGSGSFYGTLDSGGECGVPAQNMFYVPAENREQFWYSTDYGMFRFCVANTELDWRPGTEQYKFIEHCLSSVDRQKQPWLIFLAHRVLGYSSATFYGAEGTTEEPMGRESLQLLWQKYRVDIAMYGHVHGYERTCPVYENVCVAKGSDRYSGAFTATTHVVVGGGGASLAEYTAERARWSHAQDLDYGFAKLTAFNHTTLLMEYKRSRDGSVRDSFTVSRDYRDVLACGVDNCPSTTMAS
- the LOC123449321 gene encoding protein RIK isoform X2, coding for MTEERISRASDEPTTATKQRKKRRWDQPAEDLVAAAAAAAAAAGLPVLNVGALSGVQFPGTTAYPAVPYALPHQLAPSVLQSAAAAIQKLSQAKVPDELIAREVVINDADPSVRYKLTKRQTQDEIQRCTCTVIITRGKYHPPNGQPDGEKPLYLHISAGSQLKDTAERNKAVDLAASMIEEILKHGQTPEAPSAHFPSIQSNRQAVPFSASIFLGFDADPSLNVAARIRGPNDQYINHIMNETGVTVVLRGKDSGNLGNCHNEASQQPLHMHLSSVHLKSLEVAKILAENLLDTIAAELGASRISSSKVYGAVPPPQQLLTGVHTSGTSDIFVSTGASHSFSPTGVTSPIAAPSATLQSGVVPVASTSASMMTNVNPSTKLEADKRSQRRKFQELPTADLQNSQQGSKFVKTGLEDLGKMNSSLAAAAMKVQPGSNRILPQDPHPSHLSVYTSMPPPPPPPPKNMSLPYPNNMPAPPPRSMLQPALPHKNMSLPYSNSMPPPPPRSMPPPPPKFPSNEVLRNENIHSYLKETLAPLRSLDASSAAPPSKEPNKEEKPSSASVSDTLLKLMDYGDDDDDEDDD